A stretch of DNA from Vulcanisaeta thermophila:
TGGGTTAATATACTTGGTGATGCCGTGGATAAGTACCTGGAGGTTCATCTAAGGCTTATTCAGTTTGGACGTGATGTGTGCAGGGCCAGGGGGCCCAGGTGCGATGTCTGTGGCTTCCGTGATTACTGCAATTATTACAGGACACGGTTAGGAGGACTTGAGTAATTCCTTTAGGTATGGCTCCGCATCAATCTCTTTATAACCCTCCTTAGTTATCGTAACCACATCAATACCCTCGCCGGAGCCTGGGTCGTGGTATATGGCTGACCTGACCGCCCTAATGGCCAGTTTAACCGCTTCCTCAATGCTCATGTCCCTCCTATACCCATCCTCAAGTACTCCGAATGCCGTGGGTGACCCCGAGCCCGTGGCCATGAACTCGCTCTCCCTGGTTAGGGTACCGAAGAAGTCCAGCATGTAGATCACGGGCCCCTCGTCCGGGTCCCAACCGCCGAATATCATGTGGACCAGGTATATGAAGGGCCTGCTGGAGAATACCACGAGAGATGCGTAGTTGGCCAGGGCCCTTATTGATATGGGCCTTCCCGTCTCTATCTTATGCTCAAGGGCCACCGCGGTTAATGCATCCAGCACTTTCTGAAGATCCGCCACGCCACCGCTCATTGTGGCTGCCACGTGGTTATCAATCTTCCAAATCTTCACGCCCCTCTTCCTATGGGCTATGTAGTAGCCTGCGGTTACCCTCCTATCCGTGGCCAGGACAACGCCCTCCTTCGTCACAATACCCACTGTCGTGGTTCCCGTGGTCAACCTCGCTGGGTTGTACCTATCTGTAAACATCGGGTTGTCTTTGCTAGGGGCTAATTAAAACATTTCCACTGGATTATTGTTGCTGACCTTGCTGCTGACCCTGCTGTGGTTGTTCCGTTGCCTGGCCACCCTGCTGTGGCTGTGCCTGCTGTGCCTCCTCCCTCTTAACCTCTATCTCGTCTATGAACACCACCTTCTTGACACTACTTATTCTATTGCCGATGTCATCGGCTATCCTAGCCCTTAGGGTGCCCATGTTCTCCATGAACAGGGTCTCGATGGGGAGCTTTATTGTTATTACGGAGTTGTCCTGGCTCACGTCCACAACCACCCTATCGGGCTCAATCCTAGGTATGTACTGCTTAATAATGTACCTAACCCTGTCCTGTATGGTCTCCAG
This window harbors:
- a CDS encoding proteasome subunit beta, with protein sequence MFTDRYNPARLTTGTTTVGIVTKEGVVLATDRRVTAGYYIAHRKRGVKIWKIDNHVAATMSGGVADLQKVLDALTAVALEHKIETGRPISIRALANYASLVVFSSRPFIYLVHMIFGGWDPDEGPVIYMLDFFGTLTRESEFMATGSGSPTAFGVLEDGYRRDMSIEEAVKLAIRAVRSAIYHDPGSGEGIDVVTITKEGYKEIDAEPYLKELLKSS